One Phalacrocorax aristotelis chromosome 14, bGulAri2.1, whole genome shotgun sequence DNA window includes the following coding sequences:
- the PLAC9 gene encoding placenta-specific protein 9, which translates to MLFLWALAFILVLQEHDLLAAADPVSALPGSLGRGSWCNEHDTMQKRLDIIEEKVIKTVEHLESEVKSLLNIISETTSNIPVAPGTPLIDIFDDTS; encoded by the exons ATGCTTTTCCTTTGGGCGCTAGCATTTATTTTAGTCCTGCAGGAGCACGATCTTTTAG ctgctgcgGACCCTGTCAGCGCATTACCTGGAAGTCTGGGAAGAGGGAGTTGGTGTAACGAACATGATACCATGCAGAAACGCTTAGATATTATTGAAGAG AAGGTAATAAAGACAGTGGAGCATCTAGAATCAGAAGTCAAATCGCTCCTCAACATCATCAGTGAGACAACATCGAACATCCCCGTCGCTCCAGGAACCCCACTCATAGACATTTTTGATG ATACCAGCTGA
- the ANXA11 gene encoding annexin A11 encodes MSYPGYPPAGGYPPAAPGSSPWGGAAYPPSNPPPIGLENVAGYASQFNPNYMAGMASNVAATFGGTNVPQGAYPSAPGGYPPVPPGGFGQPPSGQQPSYGGYPPPGGNPPSGMPAYPAYPGGAAPGQPTPPPGQQPMGYPGQPPATYPGQQPMPSYPPGPAVNPSMPSYPGTTGPMVSPVLPGNRGTITDAPGFDPLKDAEVLRKAMKGFGTDEQAIIDCLGSRSNKQRQQIILSFKTAYGKDLIKDLKSELSGNFERTILAMMKTPVMFDAYEIKEAIKGVGTDENCLIEILASRSNEHIQELNRVYKAEFKKTLEEAIKSDTSGHFQRLLISLSQGNRDESTSVDMALVQKDVQELYAAGENRLGTDESKFNAILCARSRAHLRAVFSEYQRMCNRDIEKSICREMSGDLEKGMLAVVKCLKNTPAFFAERLQKAMKGAGTKDRTLIRIMVSRSEVDLLDIRAEYKRMYGRSLYTDITGDTSGDYRKILLKLCGGND; translated from the exons ATGAGTTACCCTGGCTATCCCCCAGCGGGTGGATatccaccagcagccccag GTAGCAGTCCTTGGGGTGGTGCTGCCTATCCACCTTCAAATCCACCTCCAATTGGTCTAGAAAATGTGGCTGGCTATGCCAGTCAGTTCAATCCCAACTACATGGCTGGAATG GCATCCAACGTTGCAGCAACCTTCGGAGGGACAAACGTACCACAAGGCGCGTATCCTTCAGCACCTGGGGGTTATCCCCCTGTCCCTCCGGGTGGCTTTGGGCAACCTCCATCAGGTCAACAGCCCTCTTACGGAGGGTATCCTCCACCTGGAGGGAATCCACCATCAGGAATGCCAGCTTACCCAGCATACCCAGGTGGGGCTGCGCCGGGCCAGCCCACACCACCGCCTGGGCAGCAGCCTATGGGCTATCCAGGACAACCACCGGCCACTTACCCAGGGCAGCAGCCCATGCCAAGCTATCCACCAGGCCCTGCTGTGAATCCTTCTATGCCCTCTTACCCAGGAACTACAGGACCTATGGTCTCTCCTGTACTA CCTGGAAACCGAGGCACAATCACCGATGCACCGGGATTTGACCCTCTGAAGGATGCAGAAGTCTTAAGGAAGGCCATGAAGGGCTTTG GAACCGATGAGCAGGCTATTATCGATTGTCTTGGAAGTCGTTCAAACAAGCAACGGCAGCAGATCATCCTGTCCTTCAAAACAGCTTATGGAAAG GATTTGATCAAGGATCTCAAGTCTGAGCTATCAGGTAACTTTGAGAGGACAATCTTAGCAATGATGAAGACACCTGTCATGTTTGATGCTTATGAAATCAAGGAGGCTATAAAG gGCGTTGGCACAGATGAAAATTGTCTCATTGAAATCTTAGCTTCTCGCAGCAATGAGCATATTCAGGAACTCAACAGGGTCTATAAAGCAG AGTTTAAGAAAACTCTGGAGGAAGCAATAAAAAGTGACACGTCTGGACACTTTCAGCggcttttaatttcactttctcAG GGAAACAGAGATGAAAGTACAAGTGTTGACATGGCTCTTGTCCAGAAAGATGTGCAG GAGCTATATGCAGCTGGAGAGAACCGTCTAGGAACTGATGAATCCAAATTCAATGCCATTCTGTGCGCAAGAAGCAGGGCCCACCTCAGAGCAG TCTTCAGCGAGTACCAGAGGATGTGTAACCGGGACATTGAAAAAAGCATATGTCGTGAAATGTCTGGAGACCTGGAAAAGGGCATGCTGGCAGTAG ttaAGTGCCTCAAGAACACACCAGCTTTTTTTGCAGAGAGATTACAGAAAGCTATGAAG ggAGCAGGAACGAAAGACAGAACTCTGATTCGAATCATGGTGTCACGCAGCGAGGTTGACCTGCTGGACATACGTGCAGAATACAAACGGATGTATGGCAGATCCCTCTACACAGATATCACT GGTGATACTTCAGGAGATTACCGGAAAATCCTACTCAAGTTATGTGGTGGAAATGACTAA